Proteins encoded in a region of the Mucilaginibacter sabulilitoris genome:
- the nuoL gene encoding NADH-quinone oxidoreductase subunit L, giving the protein MEDFLHSIQNLNYTIGAVALPLLAALINYCLPVKSKAAGWVSTIAILLSCILSAKVFAGVWNNHPVHAQHIWFTIGKTEVFAGILLNNLSVLMLLLVSVIALPVHIYSTAYMKHDVRYSRYFTYLSFFCFSMLALVVVDSMVLFYACWELVGFSSYLLIGFWFTRNKAVQANKKAFIMNRIGDIGLLTAIIILFAQYHTFDITELFGDKGLITQSVVKDGLWIAPTGQIPALWQYIACGGVFLAVAAKSAQFPLHTWLPDAMEGPTSVSALIHAATMVAAGVFLLGRVYPMFTETELTVLAVIGCLTAFMAATIALTQNDLKRILAYSTISQLGFMILAMGVGAYASSLFHLATHAFFKCLLFLIAGIVIHEMQHIKEDNNLNIDPQDISNMGGLRKKLPLTFIAVIIGSLALVGLPLTSGYLSKDGILIQAFEWSGHHNAWFKTVPLLALFTSWLTAFYVARLVVKVFFGEFRLLKSNPDIKLHITDGDWQYKLPLILLAACSLFPLFSLHPFSYEHAWLFNGLKSTLAMESESIYHTVVPVAVNIISLFVLYAAYIIYVKPNRFSFPQTGFFYRLSYNQWYIDTLYKRVIVKPLVRFGSTCFWVDRRVIDGFLHLVTRISGYTAKFASWSDQHIVDGFLHFLASIVQSIGNFARKFQSGKVQYYLFSMLVIVLALFILKILI; this is encoded by the coding sequence TTGGAAGACTTTTTACATTCCATACAAAACTTAAACTACACGATTGGAGCGGTTGCTTTACCGTTGCTGGCTGCTTTAATAAACTATTGCCTGCCGGTAAAAAGCAAGGCGGCGGGCTGGGTGTCGACAATTGCTATATTATTGAGTTGTATTCTATCGGCCAAAGTATTTGCCGGAGTGTGGAATAATCACCCGGTACATGCGCAACACATCTGGTTTACCATTGGCAAAACCGAGGTTTTTGCGGGTATATTGCTGAATAACCTTTCGGTATTAATGTTATTATTAGTGTCGGTTATTGCCTTACCGGTGCATATATATTCTACAGCCTACATGAAGCACGATGTTAGGTACAGCCGATATTTTACCTATCTCAGTTTCTTTTGTTTCAGTATGCTGGCTTTGGTTGTTGTGGATAGCATGGTGCTGTTCTACGCATGCTGGGAACTGGTTGGCTTTTCGTCATACTTGCTTATTGGTTTTTGGTTCACCCGTAATAAGGCTGTGCAGGCAAACAAAAAGGCCTTTATCATGAACCGTATTGGTGATATTGGTTTGCTTACGGCAATTATTATCTTGTTTGCACAGTATCACACGTTTGATATTACTGAGCTATTTGGTGATAAGGGATTGATAACACAGTCGGTAGTAAAAGATGGTTTGTGGATTGCCCCTACTGGGCAAATACCTGCGCTTTGGCAATATATAGCCTGCGGAGGTGTCTTTTTAGCCGTTGCGGCCAAATCGGCACAATTTCCTTTACATACCTGGCTTCCCGATGCTATGGAAGGGCCCACTTCGGTATCGGCACTCATTCACGCTGCAACCATGGTAGCGGCCGGTGTATTTTTATTGGGTAGGGTTTATCCAATGTTCACTGAAACGGAATTAACAGTGCTGGCGGTTATCGGATGCTTAACGGCATTCATGGCTGCCACTATCGCCCTCACGCAAAATGATCTGAAACGCATCCTGGCTTATTCTACCATATCGCAGTTGGGCTTTATGATATTGGCAATGGGAGTGGGCGCCTATGCCTCGTCGCTGTTCCATCTGGCTACACACGCGTTTTTTAAATGTTTGCTGTTTTTAATAGCGGGTATCGTGATCCACGAAATGCAGCACATTAAGGAGGATAACAACCTTAATATCGATCCGCAGGATATTTCAAACATGGGCGGGCTGCGCAAAAAATTGCCACTTACTTTTATTGCTGTTATAATTGGCAGTTTGGCGCTTGTTGGTTTGCCGCTTACCTCGGGCTACCTGTCAAAAGATGGCATCCTGATACAAGCATTTGAATGGAGCGGGCATCATAACGCGTGGTTTAAAACAGTGCCTTTACTGGCTTTGTTTACCAGCTGGCTTACCGCTTTTTATGTAGCCAGGCTGGTTGTTAAAGTTTTCTTTGGCGAGTTCAGGCTGTTGAAAAGCAATCCCGATATTAAATTGCACATTACAGATGGGGACTGGCAATATAAATTGCCTTTGATATTATTAGCAGCCTGCAGTTTGTTCCCTTTGTTTTCGCTGCATCCTTTTTCGTATGAACATGCCTGGTTATTTAATGGTTTAAAATCTACCCTGGCTATGGAATCAGAAAGTATATATCATACGGTGGTACCTGTAGCGGTGAATATTATAAGTTTGTTTGTGCTTTATGCTGCTTATATCATTTATGTAAAGCCAAATCGTTTCTCTTTCCCCCAAACCGGGTTTTTTTATCGGTTGTCATACAATCAATGGTACATTGATACTCTTTACAAACGTGTTATCGTGAAGCCGTTGGTAAGATTTGGAAGTACCTGTTTTTGGGTCGACCGCCGTGTTATTGATGGTTTTTTACATCTGGTTACACGTATAAGCGGTTATACGGCCAAATTTGCCTCCTGGTCAGATCAACATATTGTTGACGGCTTTTTGCATTTTTTGGCTTCAATAGTACAAAGTATTGGCAATTTTGCACGTAAATTTCAAAGCGGTAAAGTACAATACTACTTATTTAGTATGCTTGTGATTGTGCTGGCCCTGTTTATTTTAAAAATACTGATCTGA
- a CDS encoding complex I subunit 4 family protein — protein MNILTLLLLIPVLFGIIIMLLPSSLRGSFKYLTLLATLIQLGISVWMYLHFKTGAAYGGINHEEQYQFVQKLPWISLNLGSMGKMQIDYFVGIDGMSITLLVMTSLVMVIAALSSWEIKSNLKGFFLLFLLLNMAVIGVFCALDFFLFYLFYELMLLPLYFLIGMWGGARREYAAIKFFLYTLFGSVFMLLVMVGLYLSVTDPVTGNHTFNIVQMMNPANYNAQSVFAVAGHQTLLGMPARTVGFVVLFIAFAIKVPVVPLHTWLPDAHVEAPTPVSIILAGILLKIGGYGIIRICLGIFPDVATTGAFWLGLLGVISILYGAFNALAQRDLKRMIAYSSVSHMGFVLLGIASQTAEGVSGAVMQMVSHGFLSTMLFFLVGVLYNRVHDRGINHFRGLGNLMPKYTAFVMIAFFASLGLPGFSAFVAEAFSLTGAFKSPTVNGLLPYWMAVCGAVGILLSAAYFLWTLQRMFFGTESLKGGAVWKIALTDLNLREKLTLAPLAIIALALGIMPSLVFDKINDSVLMLIQFLQLK, from the coding sequence ATGAATATATTAACCTTACTCTTACTCATACCTGTACTGTTTGGCATTATCATCATGCTGCTGCCATCGTCATTGCGCGGCAGTTTTAAATATCTTACGCTGCTGGCTACATTGATACAACTGGGTATCAGTGTATGGATGTATCTGCATTTTAAAACAGGGGCAGCTTATGGAGGCATTAATCACGAAGAGCAGTACCAGTTTGTACAAAAGCTCCCCTGGATTTCGCTTAACTTGGGCAGCATGGGCAAAATGCAGATAGACTATTTTGTAGGGATTGATGGGATGTCTATCACCCTGCTGGTCATGACATCGCTGGTAATGGTTATCGCGGCCCTTTCGTCATGGGAAATTAAGAGTAACCTTAAAGGTTTCTTCCTGCTGTTTTTGTTGTTAAATATGGCAGTGATCGGTGTTTTCTGCGCATTGGACTTCTTCCTGTTCTACCTGTTTTATGAGTTGATGTTATTGCCTTTATATTTCCTGATAGGTATGTGGGGCGGAGCGCGAAGGGAATACGCGGCAATCAAGTTTTTCCTGTATACGTTGTTTGGGTCGGTGTTTATGCTGCTGGTGATGGTAGGTTTATATCTTTCCGTTACCGACCCTGTTACGGGTAACCATACGTTTAACATAGTGCAAATGATGAACCCTGCTAACTACAATGCGCAATCTGTATTTGCCGTTGCGGGGCATCAAACCTTGTTGGGCATGCCTGCCAGAACGGTTGGTTTTGTGGTATTGTTTATTGCTTTTGCTATTAAGGTACCCGTGGTACCGCTGCACACCTGGCTGCCCGATGCGCACGTTGAAGCACCAACACCGGTATCTATCATACTGGCTGGTATCCTGCTCAAAATAGGTGGTTATGGTATTATACGTATTTGTTTAGGTATTTTCCCGGATGTTGCCACTACCGGTGCTTTCTGGTTAGGTTTGTTAGGGGTTATTTCCATTTTATACGGCGCGTTCAACGCCTTGGCCCAGCGCGATTTGAAACGGATGATCGCTTATTCTTCCGTGTCGCACATGGGGTTTGTGCTGTTGGGTATCGCGTCACAAACTGCCGAGGGCGTCAGCGGCGCGGTAATGCAAATGGTGAGTCACGGGTTTTTATCAACCATGCTGTTCTTTTTGGTTGGGGTATTGTACAATCGGGTACACGACAGGGGTATTAACCACTTCAGAGGACTGGGTAACCTGATGCCAAAATATACTGCCTTTGTAATGATAGCGTTTTTTGCGTCACTTGGATTGCCTGGCTTTTCGGCATTTGTGGCCGAAGCATTTTCGCTAACCGGCGCATTTAAATCGCCAACGGTAAATGGCTTGTTACCTTATTGGATGGCTGTTTGCGGTGCGGTGGGTATTTTGCTAAGCGCAGCCTATTTTTTATGGACGCTGCAGCGCATGTTTTTCGGTACAGAGTCGCTAAAAGGGGGCGCTGTTTGGAAAATCGCTTTGACCGACCTCAATCTGCGCGAGAAACTTACGCTGGCACCGCTGGCTATAATTGCCCTGGCATTAGGTATTATGCCATCGCTGGTTTTTGATAAAATCAATGATTCGGTACTCATGCTCATCCAGTTTTTACAGCTTAAATAA
- a CDS encoding mucoidy inhibitor MuiA family protein, with protein MFKKLSTAAIFLFIAIVSKANEDQKIATKVQKITVFLTGAQVTRTAMVNINAGTSTLVFSNLSPEMDVQSLQVSAGGEFTILSVKQELDFLNEELKQKLLLDLQAQQKQIRDKITLQSNLLSVYQEEVNMLGKNQVVTGENASLDILKLKQALDFQTTRLTEIKKKQQAINDQITDLNRELQKYDQQIANVTKGNSKATSNVLVTVSSKSSLQSTFTLNYVVRNAGWYPTYDIRAKNVNSPISITYKANVSQQSGEDWRNIKVTLSTGNPAISGNKPEVTPNYLNLGMYYSGAASSITKVNGTIFGTDDGKVLPGVSIRVKGTPIGTVTDAEGKYNIQVPAGNPILVYNYIGYDTEERPVNAPVINLGLKPVANQLSEVVVTGYGSSLEGRAAGVAVIGANDKIRIRGAASIQSIPIEVKPIENQTNVEFNISNPYSVPSDGKQYAMEIGQFDLNASYQYYVAPKLSTDVFLTAQLTNWNKYNFLSGEANLFFEDTFIGKSLINTQATADTLNLSLGTDKNIVVTRTLQKDLTERQNFGSNKKETRNWLIDIKNRKNQPVNLLVEDQIPVSQNSAIGVDTQEISGAKLDVLTGKVSWNLLLNSQDDKKVLLKYMVKYPKNQSVIVQ; from the coding sequence ATGTTCAAAAAATTATCAACAGCCGCTATTTTTCTCTTTATCGCAATTGTATCAAAAGCCAATGAAGATCAAAAAATTGCTACAAAAGTTCAAAAAATAACTGTGTTTTTAACTGGTGCGCAGGTAACCCGAACTGCAATGGTTAATATTAATGCAGGCACATCTACATTGGTGTTCAGTAATCTTTCACCGGAGATGGATGTACAAAGTCTGCAGGTGAGTGCTGGAGGAGAGTTTACTATACTTTCGGTAAAGCAGGAGCTTGATTTTTTAAATGAGGAACTTAAACAAAAGCTGTTGCTTGACCTGCAGGCGCAGCAAAAACAAATAAGAGATAAAATAACGCTGCAGAGTAACTTGCTTTCTGTTTATCAGGAGGAGGTTAATATGTTGGGTAAAAACCAGGTGGTAACCGGTGAAAATGCCAGTTTAGATATTTTAAAACTGAAACAAGCGCTTGATTTTCAAACCACACGTTTAACAGAAATTAAAAAAAAACAGCAAGCTATAAATGATCAGATAACTGATTTAAACAGAGAGCTGCAAAAATATGATCAGCAAATAGCCAATGTTACTAAAGGTAACAGCAAAGCGACCAGTAATGTGTTGGTCACGGTTTCTTCAAAAAGTTCGCTGCAATCAACATTTACCTTAAATTATGTAGTGCGCAATGCGGGTTGGTATCCAACTTATGATATCCGGGCAAAAAATGTAAACAGCCCCATCAGTATTACCTATAAAGCTAATGTATCACAACAGAGTGGCGAGGATTGGAGAAATATAAAAGTTACCTTATCAACCGGCAATCCTGCTATTAGTGGTAACAAGCCTGAGGTTACACCAAACTACCTTAATTTAGGTATGTATTACTCTGGAGCGGCAAGTTCAATTACTAAAGTTAATGGAACTATTTTTGGTACTGATGATGGTAAGGTTTTACCTGGTGTGAGCATTAGGGTAAAAGGAACGCCTATAGGTACGGTTACAGATGCTGAAGGTAAATACAACATACAGGTGCCAGCAGGTAACCCAATTCTGGTGTATAATTACATCGGTTATGATACAGAGGAAAGACCAGTAAATGCCCCGGTAATAAACTTAGGCCTTAAACCTGTTGCCAACCAACTGAGTGAAGTAGTAGTAACCGGTTATGGCAGTTCATTGGAAGGGCGAGCTGCAGGAGTAGCCGTTATTGGTGCAAACGATAAAATTAGAATACGTGGTGCAGCCAGTATTCAATCTATCCCAATTGAGGTTAAGCCGATAGAAAACCAAACCAATGTAGAGTTCAATATCAGCAATCCTTATTCGGTACCAAGCGATGGTAAGCAATACGCTATGGAAATTGGTCAGTTTGATCTGAATGCCAGTTATCAGTATTATGTAGCGCCAAAGCTGAGCACAGATGTATTTTTAACAGCACAATTAACCAATTGGAATAAATACAACTTTTTGTCGGGAGAGGCTAACCTGTTTTTTGAAGATACATTTATTGGTAAATCGCTTATTAATACACAGGCTACTGCCGATACACTAAATTTATCGTTAGGCACCGATAAGAACATCGTAGTGACCCGTACCCTGCAAAAGGATTTGACCGAACGCCAAAACTTCGGATCTAATAAAAAAGAAACCCGTAATTGGCTTATTGATATAAAAAACAGGAAAAATCAGCCAGTGAATCTGCTTGTTGAAGATCAGATACCTGTTTCACAAAATTCGGCAATAGGGGTTGACACGCAGGAAATATCCGGTGCAAAACTGGACGTGTTAACTGGCAAGGTTTCATGGAATTTACTGCTAAATTCGCAGGATGATAAAAAGGTACTGTTAAAGTACATGGTTAAATATCCTAAAAATCAATCTGTAATAGTTCAATAA
- a CDS encoding NADH-quinone oxidoreductase subunit N, whose product MHDLLPQISSQLSNVLDSIAYFMPEVNLGLLFIMVLVTDLIFGKRSAGLCRTISCAGLVLVMFKDLQQVALVADGQHFIFSNMLLLSRSGICFKLIIDLLSFILLLYFAWDNKLKGHPKGLSDLYSISIASVFGLHLMVMAVNLLSIYLAIEMVSIASYLMVAYRTENAFSTEAGLKYVLFGAASSAIMLYGISLLYGFSGSLDVVFQNSIIQLSKVNPVSSSFAVILVLIGIGFKLSFVPVHFWVPDVYQGASTPITAYLSTVPKIAAFALIINFLPPFILTSYWKGFDIGIALSIAGIVTMITGNFAAVMQTNIKRMLAYSSIGHTGFALMAVVVLTLQGVSALTYYLLVYALANIGALALANYFTNETGAEEAEDYRGLGLKYPAASVCFVIVLISLTGLPVTAGFTGKLFVFSAVYGIYQQTHSIWLMLLMATGALTTVVSLFYYIKIPLNLFLKRKEMPEITSIKSANLLILSIVISFVLILLGIFPDFVLRYL is encoded by the coding sequence ATGCACGATCTGCTACCCCAAATATCTAGTCAGTTATCTAATGTTCTCGACAGCATAGCCTATTTTATGCCCGAAGTTAATTTGGGCCTCTTGTTCATTATGGTATTGGTGACCGACCTGATATTTGGAAAGCGCTCTGCAGGCTTATGCCGTACCATATCCTGTGCAGGTTTGGTATTGGTTATGTTTAAAGATTTGCAGCAGGTAGCTTTGGTGGCAGATGGGCAGCACTTTATATTCAGCAATATGCTGCTGCTGAGCCGCAGCGGTATATGTTTTAAACTGATCATTGATCTACTATCATTTATCTTGCTGTTGTATTTTGCGTGGGATAATAAACTCAAAGGGCATCCCAAGGGATTATCCGATCTTTATTCCATTTCCATAGCATCCGTATTTGGCTTGCATTTAATGGTCATGGCAGTAAATCTGCTTTCTATTTATCTGGCCATTGAAATGGTTTCTATTGCTTCGTATCTCATGGTTGCCTATCGTACGGAAAATGCTTTCAGTACCGAAGCCGGATTAAAGTACGTGCTATTTGGTGCGGCGTCGTCGGCTATTATGCTGTATGGCATCTCATTATTGTATGGCTTTAGCGGCTCGCTGGATGTGGTCTTTCAGAATAGCATTATACAGCTTTCAAAAGTTAATCCTGTCAGCTCATCATTCGCGGTAATATTAGTCTTAATAGGCATAGGATTTAAATTATCATTTGTACCGGTTCATTTTTGGGTGCCCGATGTTTACCAGGGTGCAAGTACTCCTATAACCGCTTATTTATCAACTGTACCCAAAATAGCTGCCTTTGCATTAATAATTAACTTTTTGCCGCCTTTTATACTTACCAGTTATTGGAAGGGGTTTGACATAGGCATCGCTTTATCCATTGCCGGTATTGTAACCATGATAACAGGTAATTTCGCGGCGGTAATGCAAACCAATATTAAGCGGATGCTCGCGTACTCCAGTATCGGTCATACCGGTTTCGCGCTCATGGCAGTGGTAGTTTTAACCTTACAAGGTGTTTCGGCGCTAACCTATTATTTATTAGTATATGCGCTGGCCAATATCGGAGCACTGGCATTGGCTAACTATTTTACCAATGAAACCGGTGCCGAAGAAGCGGAAGATTACCGTGGACTTGGTCTTAAATACCCCGCTGCTTCGGTTTGTTTTGTAATTGTTCTAATATCATTAACCGGTTTGCCAGTAACAGCAGGATTTACCGGCAAATTATTTGTTTTTTCGGCGGTTTACGGTATTTATCAGCAAACACATAGCATTTGGTTAATGCTTTTAATGGCTACCGGTGCATTAACTACAGTGGTTTCTTTGTTTTATTATATCAAGATCCCGTTAAATTTATTTCTGAAAAGAAAAGAAATGCCAGAAATTACCAGTATAAAATCAGCGAATTTGCTAATTTTATCAATAGTTATAAGTTTTGTGCTCATTTTGCTAGGTATTTTCCCTGATTTTGTTCTTCGGTATCTCTAA
- a CDS encoding ammonium transporter, translating into MKRYFPFLVILIILALTFAFPSVEFKNSGHPNFNTGDIAWMLMSTALVLIMTPGLAFFYGGMVNKKNVISTMLQSIVCMVIITVMWGIFGFSLAFGDTFYGIIGNPSTYFMMKGMLGNATWKAAPTIPLLLFAMYQLKFAIITPALITGAFAERIRFNSYIIFLCLFSIFIFSPLAHCTWHPDGILAKLGVLDFAGGTVVHMSAGWAALASALYLKRRNEANHSPARITYVMIGTGLLWFGWFGFNAGSAFGANALAVTALATSTTASAAGGITWIFFDMLRGRKPSAMGTCIGAVVGLVAITPAAGFVTVPHSLAIGIISAVISNLVVEWRTRTSIDDTLDVFPCHGVGGMVGMLLTGVFANQHVNAGNVTGNGLFFGETHLFFVQAIALVGVSIFSFFGSLLLLKITDMISPLRVSAADEVLGLDISQHGEKL; encoded by the coding sequence ATGAAACGGTATTTCCCCTTTTTAGTAATTCTTATAATTCTTGCATTAACTTTTGCTTTTCCGTCGGTAGAATTTAAAAATTCCGGCCATCCCAATTTTAACACTGGCGATATAGCCTGGATGCTGATGTCGACGGCGCTGGTTTTGATCATGACGCCTGGTTTGGCCTTTTTTTACGGCGGGATGGTTAACAAAAAGAACGTTATATCAACCATGCTGCAAAGTATCGTGTGTATGGTGATAATTACTGTGATGTGGGGCATATTTGGGTTTAGCCTGGCTTTTGGCGATACCTTTTATGGCATTATAGGTAACCCGTCGACTTACTTTATGATGAAGGGTATGCTGGGCAATGCTACCTGGAAAGCGGCGCCAACCATACCGTTGTTATTATTTGCCATGTATCAGCTTAAATTCGCCATTATTACCCCGGCGTTGATTACGGGTGCTTTTGCAGAGCGTATCAGGTTTAACTCCTATATTATATTCCTTTGCCTGTTCTCGATATTTATATTTTCGCCCTTGGCGCATTGCACCTGGCACCCTGATGGCATACTGGCCAAATTAGGTGTGCTTGATTTTGCAGGCGGTACGGTAGTGCATATGTCGGCCGGATGGGCTGCACTTGCTTCGGCATTATATTTAAAACGCCGTAACGAGGCTAACCATTCCCCCGCACGTATCACTTATGTGATGATCGGTACTGGGCTTTTATGGTTCGGTTGGTTTGGGTTCAACGCCGGTTCGGCATTTGGTGCAAACGCGCTGGCAGTTACAGCGCTGGCTACCAGCACAACAGCATCAGCAGCGGGTGGTATTACCTGGATATTTTTTGATATGCTGCGCGGTCGCAAGCCATCGGCAATGGGTACCTGTATAGGTGCTGTGGTTGGTTTGGTTGCTATAACACCGGCAGCTGGTTTTGTTACTGTACCGCATTCATTGGCCATAGGTATTATATCGGCAGTAATCAGCAACCTGGTAGTTGAATGGCGCACCCGTACCTCTATTGATGATACGCTTGATGTATTCCCTTGTCATGGTGTTGGGGGTATGGTAGGTATGCTGCTTACCGGCGTGTTTGCCAATCAGCATGTAAATGCGGGCAATGTTACCGGTAACGGCTTATTCTTTGGCGAAACGCATTTGTTCTTTGTTCAGGCCATAGCGCTTGTAGGAGTATCTATATTTTCCTTTTTTGGCTCTTTGTTGTTGTTGAAAATTACAGATATGATATCACCGCTGAGGGTTTCGGCAGCAGATGAAGTATTGGGTCTGGATATCAGTCAGCACGGCGAAAAATTATAA